A stretch of Pseudomonas sp. LS.1a DNA encodes these proteins:
- a CDS encoding N-acetylmuramoyl-L-alanine amidase encodes MRIRALVAIVGLLLTTVTVDALAVTQVKSMRLWRAPDNTRLVFDLSGPVQHSVFTLSAPDRLVIDINGATLAAPLNVATSNTPISSVRSAQRTPTDLRVVVDLKKSVTPKSFTLAPNAQYGNRLVVDLYDQEADAVAASAPPPAPVPTPATTPATTPAVPVTPAQPAIKLPPVPSGKRDIVVAIDAGHGGEDPGASGSRGQHEKDIVLQIAKELQRQINSEKGFRAELTRTGDYFIPLRKRTEIARKKGADLFISIHADAAPSRAAFGASVFALSDRGATSETARWLADTENRSDLIGGAGNVSLDDKDRMLAGVLLDLSMTATLSSSLNVGQKVLGNMGRITSLHKQRVEQAGFMVLKSPDIPSILVETGFISNNNEAAKLATASHQQALARSIHTGVRQYFQQNPPPGTYIAWLRDTGKIAAGPREHTVRPGETLAMLAVRYQVSAASLRSTNGLKTDELKVGQRLDIPATTLASQ; translated from the coding sequence ATGCGCATACGCGCACTGGTCGCCATCGTTGGGCTGCTGCTGACAACGGTGACCGTTGACGCTCTGGCCGTCACTCAAGTCAAGAGCATGCGCCTGTGGCGCGCGCCCGACAACACGCGGCTGGTCTTCGACCTGTCTGGCCCTGTGCAGCACAGCGTCTTCACTCTGAGCGCACCTGATCGCCTGGTTATCGACATCAATGGCGCGACCTTGGCCGCGCCGCTGAACGTGGCTACCTCCAATACGCCGATCAGCAGCGTGCGTTCGGCCCAGCGCACCCCGACCGACCTGCGCGTGGTGGTCGACCTGAAAAAGTCGGTCACCCCCAAAAGCTTCACCCTGGCGCCCAATGCCCAGTACGGCAACCGCCTGGTGGTCGACCTGTACGACCAGGAAGCCGACGCCGTCGCGGCCAGCGCGCCGCCTCCGGCACCGGTACCAACGCCTGCAACCACGCCTGCTACCACCCCGGCAGTGCCGGTGACCCCGGCCCAGCCCGCCATCAAGCTGCCGCCGGTACCCAGCGGCAAGCGTGACATCGTGGTTGCCATCGACGCCGGCCACGGCGGCGAAGACCCGGGTGCGTCCGGCTCGCGTGGCCAGCATGAAAAAGACATCGTGCTGCAGATCGCCAAGGAACTGCAGCGCCAGATCAACAGCGAAAAAGGCTTCCGGGCCGAGCTGACCCGTACCGGCGACTACTTCATCCCGCTGCGCAAGCGCACGGAAATCGCCCGCAAGAAGGGGGCCGACCTGTTCATCTCGATCCATGCCGACGCCGCGCCATCCCGCGCTGCCTTTGGTGCCTCGGTGTTCGCCCTGTCCGACCGCGGCGCCACCTCCGAGACCGCGCGCTGGCTGGCCGACACGGAAAACCGTTCCGACCTGATCGGTGGTGCCGGTAACGTCAGCCTCGACGACAAGGACCGCATGCTGGCCGGCGTGCTGCTCGACCTGTCGATGACCGCCACGCTCAGCTCCAGCCTCAATGTCGGGCAGAAGGTGCTGGGCAACATGGGCCGCATTACCTCGCTGCACAAGCAGCGGGTGGAACAGGCCGGCTTCATGGTGCTGAAGTCGCCGGATATCCCGTCGATCCTCGTTGAAACAGGGTTCATCTCGAACAACAACGAAGCCGCCAAGCTGGCCACCGCCAGCCATCAGCAGGCCCTGGCTCGCTCGATCCACACCGGTGTGCGCCAGTACTTCCAGCAGAACCCGCCGCCTGGCACCTATATCGCCTGGTTGCGCGACACCGGCAAGATCGCCGCCGGGCCGCGTGAGCACACGGTGCGCCCTGGCGAAACCCTGGCGATGCTCGCCGTGCGCTATCAGGTCAGCGCGGCCAGCCTGCGTAGCACCAACGGCCTCAAGACCGATGAGCTCAAGGTTGGCCAGCGCCTCGATATCCCTGCCACCACATTGGCCTCGCAATGA
- the tsaE gene encoding tRNA (adenosine(37)-N6)-threonylcarbamoyltransferase complex ATPase subunit type 1 TsaE: MFLADEAATVKFGAHLAEVTGGHGVIFLEGDLGAGKTTLSRGLIRGLGHTGAVKSPTFTVVEPYEIGEVRAFHFDLYRLVDPEELEFMGIRDYFEGDPLCLFEWPQKGAGVLPKPDLTITISPQAGGRSLILSPQGARGEAWCVALAEHYKQ, translated from the coding sequence CTGTTTCTGGCCGATGAAGCGGCCACGGTCAAATTCGGCGCACACCTGGCCGAGGTGACCGGCGGTCACGGCGTGATTTTTCTGGAGGGTGACCTGGGTGCGGGCAAAACCACGCTGTCGCGTGGCCTGATTCGTGGCCTGGGCCATACTGGTGCAGTGAAAAGCCCGACCTTCACGGTGGTCGAGCCTTACGAAATCGGTGAGGTGCGGGCGTTCCATTTCGACCTGTATCGCCTGGTCGATCCGGAAGAGCTGGAGTTCATGGGCATTCGTGACTATTTCGAGGGCGACCCGCTGTGCCTGTTCGAGTGGCCACAAAAGGGTGCGGGCGTTTTGCCAAAGCCCGACCTGACCATTACCATAAGCCCCCAAGCGGGCGGACGCTCGCTGATCCTTTCGCCGCAGGGGGCTCGCGGCGAGGCCTGGTGCGTTGCACTGGCCGAACACTATAAACAGTAA
- a CDS encoding NAD(P)H-hydrate dehydratase has product MPQTKHPSHTPQLLSSVTVAHLPARHAHAHKGDFGHVLVVGGDLGTGGAVLLSAEAALRCGAGLVSVATRPEHVAASLARLPEVMCLGASSANQLMGVLERASVLVVGPGLGQAAWGRSLLSAVANAERPQVWDADALNLLARTPLALPSGSILTPHPGEAARLLGISTEAVQADRPGAARKLARRYNSVCVLKGAGTLVADPAGQLLLCERGHPAMAGAGLGDVLTGVLAALLAQGLDAWHAAGLGVWLHACAGERLGVKGRGLAASDLAPVIRELLEEHSACLA; this is encoded by the coding sequence ATGCCGCAGACCAAACACCCCAGCCATACCCCACAATTGCTCAGCAGCGTGACTGTCGCGCACCTGCCCGCACGGCATGCGCATGCCCATAAAGGCGACTTCGGCCATGTGCTGGTGGTCGGTGGCGACCTCGGTACCGGTGGCGCCGTGCTGCTCAGTGCCGAAGCCGCCTTGCGCTGTGGTGCCGGACTGGTCAGCGTGGCGACCCGGCCCGAGCACGTGGCCGCCAGCCTGGCGCGCCTGCCCGAGGTCATGTGCCTGGGCGCCAGTTCGGCCAACCAGCTGATGGGCGTGCTGGAGCGCGCTTCGGTGCTGGTGGTCGGTCCCGGTCTGGGCCAGGCAGCCTGGGGTCGCAGCCTGCTTTCGGCGGTGGCCAATGCCGAGCGCCCGCAGGTGTGGGACGCCGATGCCCTGAACTTGCTGGCGCGTACCCCGCTGGCCCTGCCCAGTGGCAGCATCCTTACCCCGCACCCGGGGGAGGCGGCGCGGCTGCTGGGCATTTCCACCGAGGCTGTGCAGGCGGACCGCCCGGGGGCTGCTCGCAAACTGGCGCGCCGTTACAACAGCGTCTGCGTGCTCAAGGGGGCCGGCACTCTGGTCGCCGACCCGGCCGGGCAACTGCTGCTGTGCGAACGCGGCCACCCGGCCATGGCTGGTGCCGGCCTGGGCGATGTGCTGACCGGTGTGCTGGCTGCGCTGCTGGCCCAGGGCCTGGATGCCTGGCATGCCGCGGGGCTGGGGGTATGGCTGCACGCCTGTGCCGGCGAGCGTCTGGGCGTTAAAGGTAGAGGCCTGGCTGCCAGCGATCTGGCGCCGGTCATTCGTGAGTTGTTGGAGGAGCATTCTGCGTGTCTGGCTTAA
- the queG gene encoding tRNA epoxyqueuosine(34) reductase QueG has protein sequence MSACTPDLAQLAQSIKIWGQELGFAHVGIAGVDLGEHEHHLQRWLDAGYQGEMEYLGAHGSKRAHPEQLIPGTVRVVSLRMDYLPGDTQMAQRLAQPEKAYVSRYALGRDYHKLVRKRVQFLADRIQEAIGPFGYRAFVDSAPVLEKALAEQAGLGWIGKNTLLLNRKAGSYFFLAELFVDLPLPVDEATTSEHCGRCQACLDICPTQAFVGPYVLDARRCISYLTIELRGPIPVELRSKMGNRVFGCDDCQIVCPWNRFARHSQEQDFQPRHGLENAELAEMFLWDERTFLRKTEGGPLRRAGYERWLRNLAVGLGNAPSTIPVIEALKARREDASELVREHVEWALAQHGIS, from the coding sequence ATGTCCGCCTGTACGCCTGACCTCGCCCAACTGGCCCAATCGATCAAGATCTGGGGCCAAGAACTCGGTTTTGCCCACGTCGGCATCGCCGGGGTCGACCTTGGCGAACACGAACACCACCTGCAGCGCTGGCTCGACGCCGGCTACCAGGGCGAGATGGAATACCTGGGCGCCCACGGCAGCAAGCGCGCACACCCAGAGCAACTGATCCCCGGCACGGTGCGCGTGGTATCGCTGCGCATGGACTACCTGCCCGGCGACACACAGATGGCGCAGCGCCTGGCACAGCCGGAAAAAGCCTACGTGTCGCGCTACGCCCTGGGCCGGGATTACCACAAGCTGGTGCGCAAGCGCGTGCAGTTCCTGGCCGATCGCATTCAGGAGGCTATCGGCCCGTTCGGTTACCGCGCCTTCGTCGACAGCGCTCCGGTGCTGGAAAAGGCCTTGGCCGAGCAGGCCGGGCTGGGCTGGATCGGCAAGAACACCCTGCTGCTCAACCGCAAGGCGGGCAGCTACTTCTTCCTCGCCGAGCTGTTCGTCGACCTGCCACTGCCGGTGGACGAAGCCACCACCAGCGAACATTGCGGGCGTTGCCAGGCCTGTCTGGACATCTGCCCGACCCAGGCCTTCGTCGGGCCCTATGTGCTGGATGCACGGCGCTGCATCTCGTACCTGACCATCGAACTGCGGGGGCCGATCCCCGTCGAGTTGCGTTCAAAGATGGGCAACCGGGTGTTCGGTTGCGATGACTGCCAGATCGTCTGCCCGTGGAACCGCTTTGCCAGGCACAGCCAGGAACAGGACTTCCAGCCACGGCACGGGCTGGAGAATGCCGAGTTGGCAGAGATGTTCCTGTGGGATGAACGGACCTTCCTGCGCAAGACCGAAGGCGGGCCGTTGCGCCGGGCCGGCTATGAGCGCTGGTTGCGCAACCTGGCGGTAGGGTTGGGCAATGCGCCTTCGACGATCCCGGTGATCGAAGCGCTGAAGGCGCGACGCGAGGATGCATCGGAGCTGGTGCGCGAGCATGTGGAGTGGGCGCTGGCGCAGCACGGCATTTCGTAG
- a CDS encoding trimeric intracellular cation channel family protein — protein sequence MLLMLYLIAITAEAMTGALSAGRRGMDWFGVVLIACVTALGGGSVRDVLLGHYPLTWVKHPEYLVLTSCAALLTIFIAPMMRRLRSLFLVLDALGLVAFTLIGCMTALEMGQGMLVASISGVITGVFGGILRDIFCNDIPLVFRRELYASVSFAAAWFYLGCVYFKVPAEQAMLLTLFGGFLLRLLAIRFHWEMPKFHYNDQQ from the coding sequence ATGTTGTTGATGCTCTACCTTATCGCCATCACCGCCGAAGCCATGACCGGCGCGTTGTCTGCTGGCCGCCGCGGCATGGACTGGTTCGGCGTGGTGCTGATTGCCTGCGTCACCGCCCTGGGTGGCGGCTCGGTGCGTGACGTGCTGCTCGGGCATTACCCGCTGACCTGGGTGAAGCATCCGGAATACCTGGTGCTGACCAGCTGTGCGGCGCTGCTGACCATTTTCATCGCACCGATGATGCGCCGACTGCGCTCGCTGTTCCTGGTGCTCGATGCCCTGGGGCTGGTGGCCTTTACCCTGATTGGCTGCATGACTGCACTGGAGATGGGGCAGGGCATGCTGGTGGCGTCGATCAGCGGGGTGATCACCGGGGTATTTGGCGGGATCCTGCGGGATATCTTCTGTAACGACATTCCCCTGGTGTTCCGCCGCGAGCTGTACGCCAGTGTCTCGTTCGCTGCGGCGTGGTTCTACCTGGGCTGCGTGTACTTCAAGGTGCCGGCAGAGCAGGCGATGCTGCTGACCTTGTTTGGCGGGTTCCTGCTGCGGTTGCTGGCGATTCGGTTCCATTGGGAAATGCCCAAGTTCCACTACAACGACCAGCAGTAG
- the orn gene encoding oligoribonuclease gives MQNPQNLIWIDLEMTGLDPDSDVIIEMATIVTDSELNTLAEGPVIAIHHSDEVLARMDEWNTRTHGASGLTQRVRESKVGMAEAEAQTIAFLEQWVPKGKSPICGNSICQDRRFLYRHMRNLENYFHYRNLDVSTLKELAARWAPDVRDSFKKGNTHLALDDIRESIAELRHYREHFIKV, from the coding sequence ATGCAAAACCCACAGAATCTGATCTGGATCGACCTGGAAATGACCGGCCTGGATCCGGACAGCGACGTCATCATCGAGATGGCCACCATCGTCACCGACAGCGAGCTGAATACCTTGGCCGAAGGCCCGGTGATCGCCATCCACCACAGTGATGAAGTGCTGGCGCGCATGGACGAGTGGAACACCCGCACCCATGGCGCTTCGGGGCTGACCCAGCGCGTACGCGAGAGCAAGGTCGGCATGGCCGAAGCCGAGGCGCAGACCATTGCGTTTCTCGAGCAGTGGGTGCCGAAAGGCAAGTCGCCGATCTGCGGCAACAGCATCTGCCAGGACCGCCGCTTCCTCTACCGCCACATGCGCAACCTGGAAAACTACTTCCACTACCGCAACCTGGATGTCTCGACCTTGAAGGAGCTGGCCGCACGCTGGGCGCCTGACGTGCGTGACAGCTTCAAGAAGGGCAACACCCACCTGGCACTGGATGACATCCGCGAATCGATTGCCGAACTGCGCCACTATCGCGAGCACTTCATCAAGGTGTGA
- the rsgA gene encoding small ribosomal subunit biogenesis GTPase RsgA translates to MAKRQLNRRQNWRIEKIQNERAARAAKREQHVLQELEGGDLGPEQLGLVIAHFGVQVEVEAQDGEVAGQVFRCHLRANLPALVTGDRVVWRAGNQGIGVIVAQMPRSTELCRPNNHGQLKPVAANVDLIVIVFAPAPEPHPNLIDRYLVAAEHAGIRPLLLLNKADLINDENGPGLHALLEVYRELGYPLLEVSAHHGDGMQRLQQMLDGHISVFVGQSGVGKSSLVNSLLPDAGTRVGDLSEWSGQGTHTTTTARLYHFPNGGDLIDSPGIREFGLGHVSRSDVEDGFIEFRDLFGTCRFRDCKHDREPGCALLKALDEGRIKQQRMNSYRSIIASLPEDAY, encoded by the coding sequence ATGGCCAAACGCCAGCTCAATCGTCGCCAGAACTGGCGCATCGAAAAAATCCAGAACGAGCGCGCCGCGCGTGCGGCCAAACGCGAACAGCACGTACTGCAGGAACTGGAGGGTGGCGACCTGGGGCCGGAGCAGTTGGGCCTGGTGATTGCGCACTTCGGCGTGCAGGTAGAAGTGGAAGCCCAGGACGGCGAAGTCGCCGGCCAGGTGTTCCGCTGCCACTTGCGCGCCAACCTGCCGGCGCTGGTTACCGGCGACCGCGTGGTATGGCGTGCGGGCAATCAGGGCATTGGCGTGATCGTCGCGCAGATGCCGCGCAGCACCGAGCTGTGCCGGCCGAACAACCACGGCCAGCTGAAGCCGGTGGCGGCCAACGTCGACCTGATCGTGATCGTCTTCGCCCCCGCGCCCGAACCGCACCCCAACCTGATCGACCGTTACCTGGTGGCGGCGGAACATGCCGGCATTCGCCCGCTGCTGCTGCTGAACAAGGCCGACCTGATCAACGACGAGAACGGCCCGGGCCTGCATGCGCTGCTAGAGGTGTACCGCGAGCTGGGCTACCCGCTGCTGGAGGTTTCAGCGCACCACGGTGACGGCATGCAACGCCTGCAGCAGATGCTTGACGGCCACATCAGCGTGTTCGTCGGCCAGTCGGGGGTGGGCAAGTCGTCGCTGGTCAACAGCCTGCTGCCGGACGCCGGCACCCGTGTCGGCGACCTGTCGGAATGGTCTGGCCAGGGTACCCATACCACCACCACCGCGCGGCTGTACCACTTCCCCAACGGTGGCGACCTGATCGACTCACCGGGCATCCGCGAGTTCGGCCTGGGTCACGTCAGCCGCAGTGATGTGGAGGATGGCTTCATCGAGTTCCGCGACCTGTTCGGCACGTGCCGCTTCCGCGACTGCAAGCATGATCGCGAACCGGGCTGTGCACTGCTCAAGGCGCTGGACGAGGGGCGTATCAAGCAGCAACGGATGAACAGCTACCGCTCGATCATTGCCAGTTTGCCCGAAGACGCCTACTGA
- the motB gene encoding flagellar motor protein MotB, whose translation MENNQPIIVKRVKRFGGGHHGGAWKIAFADFATAMMAFFLVLWLLSTATPEQKIAIAGYFKDPIGFSESGTPYVIDLGGSPQLAPEKTINPEAKSEPTPDTSIQLDKDQVETMAEQVERERLELLLQELQNKVEENPQLQKFKDQILFEITQDGLRIQIMDAENRPMFDIGSARLQPYFEDILLAMADTIKAVPNKISISGHTDAKPYAGSGEFGNWELSANRANAARRALVAGGYPDGQVARVVGYASSSLFDRKNPFNPVNRRIDIIVLTKKAQRNIEGEQGTPEAPAATPAAPGAAAPAAPGETEQAPMQPRELRQKLNIFEEGTLKMDEAKDQ comes from the coding sequence ATGGAGAACAATCAGCCCATCATCGTCAAGCGCGTCAAGCGCTTTGGCGGCGGCCACCACGGCGGCGCCTGGAAAATCGCCTTCGCCGACTTCGCCACGGCGATGATGGCGTTCTTCCTGGTGCTGTGGCTGTTGTCCACGGCCACGCCGGAACAGAAGATCGCCATTGCCGGCTATTTCAAGGACCCGATCGGCTTCTCGGAAAGCGGCACGCCCTACGTCATCGACCTGGGCGGCTCGCCTCAGCTGGCGCCGGAAAAGACCATCAACCCCGAAGCCAAGTCCGAGCCGACGCCCGATACCAGCATCCAGCTGGACAAGGACCAGGTGGAGACCATGGCCGAGCAGGTCGAGCGTGAGCGCCTGGAGTTGCTGCTGCAGGAACTGCAGAACAAGGTGGAAGAGAACCCGCAACTGCAGAAGTTCAAGGACCAGATCCTGTTCGAGATCACCCAGGACGGCCTGCGCATCCAGATCATGGACGCCGAGAACCGGCCGATGTTCGACATTGGCAGCGCGCGCCTGCAGCCGTACTTCGAGGACATCCTGCTGGCCATGGCCGACACCATCAAGGCGGTGCCGAACAAGATCAGCATCAGTGGCCACACCGACGCCAAGCCGTATGCCGGCAGTGGCGAGTTCGGCAACTGGGAACTGTCGGCCAACCGTGCCAACGCCGCGCGCCGTGCGCTGGTGGCCGGTGGCTACCCGGATGGCCAGGTGGCACGGGTGGTGGGTTACGCGTCGTCTTCGCTGTTCGACCGCAAGAACCCGTTCAACCCGGTCAACCGCCGCATCGACATCATCGTGCTGACCAAGAAGGCCCAGCGCAACATCGAGGGTGAGCAGGGGACGCCGGAAGCACCGGCTGCTACGCCCGCAGCGCCGGGCGCTGCTGCACCGGCTGCGCCAGGGGAGACCGAGCAGGCACCCATGCAGCCGCGCGAGCTGCGCCAGAAGCTGAACATCTTCGAAGAGGGGACGCTGAAGATGGATGAGGCCAAGGACCAGTAA